In Amycolatopsis jiangsuensis, the following proteins share a genomic window:
- the rocD gene encoding ornithine--oxo-acid transaminase, translating into MTTFAGTGLPASTDGYLALDDHWSAHNYHPLPVVIAQAQGATVTDVDGKSYLDFLAGYSALNFGHRHPDLIAAAVEQLGRVTLTSRAFHHDQFGLFCRELAELTGTEMVLPMNSGAEAVESAVKLARKWAHRVKGVPDGTAEIVVAGSNFHGRTTTIVSFSTDETARADFGPFTPGFVTVPYGDAGALRAAITPRTAAVLLEPIQGEAGVIVPPAGYFAEVRRVCDDQGVLLIADEIQSGLGRTGTVLALDHEGVRADVYTLGKALGGGILPVSAVVGSREVLGLLKPGEHGSTFGGNPLACAVGRAVLRLLRTGEFQQRSTELGAHLHERLRAMIGSGLSEVRGRGLWAGIDLAPGGPSGRAASEALAGMGVLCKETHDHTLRIAPPLVITRAELDRGLDAIARVIQS; encoded by the coding sequence ATGACGACGTTCGCCGGTACCGGCCTTCCCGCTTCCACCGACGGCTACCTCGCGCTCGACGACCACTGGAGCGCGCACAACTACCACCCGCTGCCGGTCGTCATCGCGCAGGCACAGGGCGCCACGGTCACCGACGTCGACGGCAAGTCCTACCTCGACTTCCTGGCCGGCTACTCGGCACTGAACTTCGGCCACCGCCATCCGGACCTGATCGCCGCCGCGGTGGAGCAGCTGGGCCGGGTCACGCTCACCTCGCGCGCGTTCCACCACGACCAGTTCGGCCTGTTCTGCCGCGAGCTGGCCGAGCTGACCGGCACCGAGATGGTGCTGCCGATGAACTCCGGCGCCGAGGCGGTGGAGTCCGCGGTGAAGCTGGCGCGCAAGTGGGCGCACCGGGTCAAGGGCGTTCCGGACGGCACCGCGGAGATCGTGGTCGCGGGGTCGAACTTCCACGGCCGGACCACCACCATCGTCTCCTTCTCCACCGACGAGACCGCGCGCGCCGACTTCGGGCCGTTCACCCCGGGGTTCGTCACGGTGCCCTACGGCGACGCGGGAGCACTGCGGGCCGCCATCACGCCGCGCACCGCGGCCGTGCTGCTCGAGCCGATCCAGGGCGAGGCGGGCGTGATCGTGCCGCCGGCCGGCTACTTCGCCGAGGTGCGCCGGGTGTGTGACGACCAGGGCGTGCTGCTGATCGCCGACGAGATCCAGTCCGGGCTGGGCCGCACCGGCACCGTGCTGGCGCTGGACCACGAAGGCGTGCGCGCGGACGTCTACACGCTCGGCAAGGCCCTCGGCGGAGGTATCCTGCCGGTGTCCGCGGTGGTCGGCAGCCGCGAGGTGCTGGGCCTGCTGAAGCCGGGCGAACACGGGTCGACCTTCGGCGGCAACCCGCTGGCGTGCGCGGTCGGCCGGGCCGTGCTCCGGCTGCTGCGCACCGGCGAGTTCCAGCAGCGGTCCACCGAACTCGGGGCACACCTGCACGAACGCCTGCGCGCGATGATCGGCAGCGGCCTGTCCGAGGTCCGGGGCCGCGGCCTGTGGGCAGGTATCGACCTCGCGCCGGGCGGGCCGTCCGGCCGCGCCGCGTCCGAGGCGCTGGCCGGGATGGGCGTGCTGTGCAAGGAAACCCACGACCACACGCTGCGGATCGCACCGCCGCTGGTGATCACCCGGGCCGAGCTGGACCGCGGCCTCGACGCCATCGCGCGCGTCATCCAGTCCTGA
- a CDS encoding phosphatase PAP2 family protein, translated as MTARRALALVAALFALGTLVLGLLVAQRGPGALDMWATEVTGRLSETLLDVLLLPTEPYVLVPAIALIAGSCLYLRRRGDALLAVAGPVLAVSLNTWVLKPLFGRWKDGGLAYPSGHTVSLVSVLVLLVLLARPKVGAALAAVVLLGCATVGLVGAGYHYLTDVAGGGCFATFVVTGMGAVRTPRPVPTPSTG; from the coding sequence GTGACCGCCAGGCGGGCGCTCGCCCTCGTCGCCGCACTCTTCGCGCTCGGCACGCTCGTGCTCGGCCTGCTGGTCGCGCAACGCGGGCCGGGCGCGCTGGACATGTGGGCCACCGAGGTGACCGGCAGGCTGAGTGAAACGCTGCTCGACGTCCTTCTGCTGCCCACCGAGCCGTACGTGCTGGTCCCCGCCATCGCGCTGATCGCCGGAAGCTGCCTGTACCTGCGCCGGCGCGGGGACGCGCTGCTCGCCGTGGCCGGGCCGGTGCTCGCCGTGTCGCTCAACACGTGGGTACTCAAACCGCTGTTCGGCCGCTGGAAGGACGGTGGGCTCGCGTATCCGAGCGGCCACACCGTCAGCCTGGTCAGTGTGCTCGTGCTGCTGGTGCTGCTCGCCCGGCCGAAGGTGGGCGCCGCGCTGGCGGCGGTGGTGCTGCTGGGCTGCGCGACGGTCGGCTTGGTCGGCGCCGGCTACCACTACCTCACCGATGTGGCGGGCGGGGGCTGCTTCGCGACGTTCGTGGTCACCGGGATGGGGGCGGTTCGGACACCGCGTCCCGTGCCAACGCCGTCAACCGGCTGA
- the zapE gene encoding cell division protein ZapE, with amino-acid sequence MPAAALTDRFPELGADELIASLVPPPRFGEARFATYLPHPDEPSQAAAVAACSAFAARIGAGPAKKSRLRSLFGGGAPAPSGPMGLYLDGGFGVGKTHLLASTWHEAPGPKAYGTFVELTHLVGALGFGEAVRRLSEHRLLAIDEFELDDPGDTTLVSRLLQELTDAGVHVAATSNTLPDKLGEGRFAAEDFLREIQALSRRFSVVRVDGPDYRHRGLPDAPPPVSDEELAASAAAHEGSTVDEFGALADHLARLHPSRYGKLLDGVRRVHLAHVRPAPDQTVGLRLVAFADRLYDRAIPVVVSGVPLPELFGEEMVNGGYRKKYLRAVSRLTALARDAVSEPPPSR; translated from the coding sequence ATGCCCGCAGCTGCCCTGACCGACCGGTTTCCCGAGCTCGGGGCCGACGAGCTGATCGCCTCCCTGGTGCCGCCGCCGCGGTTCGGCGAGGCCCGGTTCGCGACCTACCTGCCCCATCCGGACGAGCCCAGCCAGGCCGCCGCGGTGGCGGCGTGTTCGGCGTTCGCCGCGCGGATCGGCGCAGGCCCGGCGAAGAAATCCCGGCTGCGGTCGCTGTTCGGCGGCGGTGCGCCCGCGCCGTCCGGGCCGATGGGGCTCTACCTCGACGGCGGGTTCGGGGTCGGCAAGACCCACCTGCTCGCCTCGACTTGGCACGAGGCGCCAGGGCCCAAGGCGTACGGCACCTTCGTGGAGCTGACCCACCTGGTCGGCGCGCTGGGTTTCGGCGAGGCGGTGCGGCGGCTTTCCGAACACCGGCTGCTGGCGATCGACGAGTTCGAGCTGGACGACCCCGGCGACACCACGCTGGTCAGCCGGCTGCTGCAGGAGCTGACCGACGCCGGCGTGCACGTGGCCGCGACGTCGAACACGCTGCCGGACAAGCTCGGTGAGGGCCGGTTCGCCGCGGAGGACTTCCTGCGCGAGATCCAGGCGCTGTCCCGGCGGTTCTCGGTGGTCCGCGTGGACGGCCCGGACTACCGTCACCGCGGCCTGCCCGACGCCCCGCCGCCGGTGAGCGACGAGGAGCTGGCGGCTTCCGCGGCCGCGCACGAAGGATCCACTGTGGACGAATTCGGCGCGCTGGCCGACCACCTGGCACGGCTGCACCCGTCGCGCTACGGGAAGCTGCTGGACGGCGTGCGCCGCGTGCACCTGGCGCACGTGCGGCCGGCGCCGGACCAGACAGTGGGGCTGCGGCTGGTCGCGTTCGCCGACCGGCTGTACGACCGCGCCATCCCGGTCGTGGTGTCCGGCGTGCCGCTGCCCGAGCTGTTCGGCGAGGAGATGGTGAACGGCGGCTACCGCAAGAAGTACCTCCGCGCGGTCAGCCGGTTGACGGCGTTGGCACGGGACGCGGTGTCCGAACCGCCCCCATCCCGGTGA
- a CDS encoding pyrimidine reductase family protein — MAAVRSVWPPSPGGDGENPELSDADLERIYGYPDGRAQPFVQVNFVTSADGAVAVDELSAGLSSPPDRRVFLLARDLADVVLVGAGTAIAENYRGARTNPARTARRERLGRAPVPPIAVVTRSGRLDPAAPLFTDTRVPPIVITTALADTTALAGAEVLVAGDEDVDLAQALALLAERGLRRVDCEGGPRLFGALAAAGLVDQLCLTVAPVLTGGGAGRIATGPPVVPPQRLELASILVEDGYTLLRYRRGDG, encoded by the coding sequence ATGGCAGCCGTGCGGAGCGTGTGGCCACCATCACCGGGCGGGGACGGGGAAAACCCCGAACTGTCCGACGCGGACCTGGAGCGGATCTACGGCTATCCGGACGGCCGCGCGCAGCCGTTCGTCCAAGTGAACTTCGTGACCTCGGCGGACGGCGCGGTGGCCGTGGACGAGCTGTCCGCCGGACTGTCGAGCCCACCGGACCGGCGGGTGTTCCTGCTCGCCCGCGACCTCGCCGACGTGGTACTGGTCGGCGCCGGTACGGCGATCGCGGAGAACTACCGCGGCGCCAGGACGAACCCGGCGCGCACCGCCCGCAGGGAACGCCTCGGCCGCGCCCCGGTGCCGCCGATCGCGGTGGTCACCCGCAGCGGCAGGCTCGACCCGGCCGCGCCGTTGTTCACCGACACCCGCGTGCCGCCGATCGTGATCACCACCGCCCTTGCGGACACCACGGCCCTGGCCGGCGCCGAAGTACTCGTCGCCGGTGACGAAGACGTGGATCTCGCGCAGGCGCTGGCCCTGCTCGCCGAACGCGGCCTGCGGCGCGTCGACTGCGAAGGCGGGCCACGGCTGTTCGGCGCGCTCGCCGCCGCCGGGCTCGTCGACCAGCTGTGCCTGACCGTCGCGCCGGTACTCACCGGAGGGGGTGCGGGACGCATCGCGACCGGGCCGCCGGTGGTTCCGCCGCAGCGGCTGGAACTCGCCTCGATCCTCGTCGAGGACGGGTACACGCTGCTGCGCTACCGCCGGGGCGACGGTTGA
- a CDS encoding RNA polymerase sigma factor yields the protein MTSAETALADRKLVEDAAAGDHAAFDTLVRRHTPMMYRVALRITASPPEAEDVVQEAWLSAWRSLPSFRQESRVSTWLYRVVTNGALAQLRRRPPTVPLHEAAGQVTGTTPEHRVVDAEQVDAVLRAIARLEVSQRVPLVLRELEGLSYEEVADILEVGVPALRSRLRRARVALLGQLRERP from the coding sequence ATGACCAGCGCCGAAACGGCACTCGCCGACCGCAAACTCGTCGAGGACGCCGCCGCGGGCGACCACGCCGCGTTCGACACGCTGGTCCGGCGGCACACGCCGATGATGTACCGGGTCGCGCTGCGGATCACCGCGAGCCCGCCCGAGGCGGAAGACGTCGTGCAGGAGGCCTGGCTGTCCGCCTGGCGTTCGCTGCCCTCGTTCCGCCAGGAGTCCCGGGTGTCCACGTGGCTCTACCGGGTGGTCACCAACGGTGCGCTCGCCCAGCTTCGCCGCCGGCCGCCGACCGTGCCGCTGCACGAGGCGGCCGGCCAGGTCACCGGCACCACGCCGGAGCACCGGGTGGTGGATGCCGAGCAGGTGGACGCGGTACTGCGCGCCATCGCCCGGCTGGAGGTGTCCCAGCGGGTCCCCCTCGTCCTGCGTGAGCTCGAGGGGCTGAGCTACGAGGAGGTGGCGGACATCCTCGAGGTCGGGGTCCCGGCCTTGCGTTCCCGGCTGCGCAGGGCCAGGGTGGCGCTTCTCGGCCAGTTGAGGGAGCGGCCATGA
- a CDS encoding Asp23/Gls24 family envelope stress response protein, whose product MAQPTPHPPDRPRSGSTGPLGDKDAAGAAGRTTISPLVVQKVAGLAAREVAGVHALGGGVSRAFGALRERVPGSGTTSTAGVSVEVGEKQTAIDLDLVVEYGARIADLARAVRRNVITAVEEITSLEVIEVNLAVNDVHLPGEDDEPDSARVE is encoded by the coding sequence ATGGCCCAGCCGACCCCGCATCCGCCCGATCGCCCGCGCAGCGGGTCCACCGGGCCGCTGGGCGACAAGGATGCGGCGGGCGCGGCGGGCCGCACCACGATCTCGCCGCTCGTCGTGCAGAAGGTGGCCGGGCTGGCCGCCCGCGAAGTCGCCGGCGTGCACGCCCTCGGCGGCGGTGTGTCCCGGGCGTTCGGCGCGCTGCGGGAACGGGTCCCCGGTTCGGGCACCACCTCCACCGCCGGGGTCTCGGTCGAGGTCGGCGAGAAGCAGACGGCGATCGACCTGGACCTCGTGGTCGAATACGGGGCGCGGATCGCGGACCTCGCACGCGCCGTACGCCGTAACGTGATCACCGCGGTAGAGGAGATCACCTCGCTCGAAGTGATCGAGGTGAACCTCGCGGTGAACGACGTCCACCTGCCCGGAGAGGACGACGAGCCGGACTCCGCCAGGGTGGAATGA